A region of Moorena producens PAL-8-15-08-1 DNA encodes the following proteins:
- a CDS encoding flavin prenyltransferase UbiX: MTTPLILGVTGASGLIYAVRALKYLLEADYAIELVASKSTYMVWQAEQNIRMPLEPDLQEQFWRQQAAVDQGGKLICHRWGDVGASIASGSFRTLGMVIMPCSMNTVAKMAAGFSTDLLERSADVQIKEGRKLVIVPRETPFSLIHLRNLTRLAETGVRIVPAIPAWYHNPQTIEDLVDFVVARALDQLDIDCIPLKRWQGRSNDSLKHSYHDR, encoded by the coding sequence ATGACAACTCCTTTAATTCTTGGTGTCACTGGTGCATCTGGCCTAATCTATGCAGTAAGGGCTTTAAAGTATTTACTAGAGGCTGACTATGCTATTGAGCTGGTGGCATCGAAATCTACCTATATGGTTTGGCAGGCAGAGCAAAATATTCGCATGCCTCTTGAACCCGATCTACAAGAACAATTCTGGCGTCAGCAAGCGGCAGTCGATCAGGGGGGCAAACTCATTTGTCATCGGTGGGGGGATGTGGGAGCCAGTATTGCTAGTGGTTCTTTCCGTACTTTAGGAATGGTGATCATGCCCTGTAGTATGAATACCGTAGCAAAAATGGCTGCGGGCTTCAGTACTGACCTGCTGGAGCGTTCAGCAGATGTTCAAATTAAAGAAGGGCGTAAGCTAGTAATCGTACCTCGTGAAACACCCTTTAGCTTAATCCATCTGCGTAACCTTACCAGGTTAGCAGAAACAGGAGTTAGAATTGTTCCAGCTATACCGGCTTGGTACCATAACCCTCAAACCATCGAAGATTTGGTGGATTTTGTGGTAGCTCGTGCTTTAGACCAGTTAGACATTGACTGCATTCCCCTAAAACGGTGGCAGGGGAGAAGTAATGATTCCCTTAAACATAGTTATCATGATAGGTAG
- a CDS encoding alpha/beta hydrolase, whose amino-acid sequence MLPLLPITHYLLPITYYPLPITHYLLPITHYLLPITYYPLPR is encoded by the coding sequence ATGCTCCCCCTATTACCTATTACCCATTACCTATTACCCATTACCTATTACCCATTACCCATTACCCATTACCTATTACCCATTACCCATTACCTATTACCCATTACCTATTACCCATTACCCAGATAA